One region of Gossypium raimondii isolate GPD5lz chromosome 6, ASM2569854v1, whole genome shotgun sequence genomic DNA includes:
- the LOC128041662 gene encoding 30S ribosomal protein S3, chloroplastic-like translates to MGQKINPLGLRLGTTQSHHSLWFAQRKKYFEGLQEDKKIIDCIKNYVQKNLRLSSDVEGITRIEIQKRLDLIQVIIYMGFPKLLIEDKPRKLEELQMNVQKELNCMNQKLNIAITRIGNPYGHPNILAEFIAEQLKNLVSFRKAMKKAIELTEQVDTKGNQIQIAGRIDGKEITRVEWI, encoded by the coding sequence ATGGGACAAAAAATAAATCCACTTGGTCTCAGACTTGGTACAACCCAAAGTCATCATTCTCTTTGGTTTGCACAACGAAAAAAGTATTTCGAGGGTCTAcaagaagataaaaaaataatagactGTATCAAGAATTATGTACAAAAAAATTTGAGACTATCTTCTGATGTCGAGGGAATTACACGTATAGAGATTCAAAAAAGACTGGATCTAATTCAAGTGATAATCTATATGGGATTtcctaaattattaattgaagataaGCCACGAAAACTCGAAGAACTACAGATGAATGTGCAAAAAGAACTTAATTGTATGAACCAAAAACTCAACATTGCTATTACAAGAATTGGAAATCCTTATGGGCACCCTAATATTCTTGCCGAATTTATAGCCGAACAATTAAAGAATTTAGTTTCATTTCGAAAGGCAATGAAAAAGGCTATTGAATTAACTGAGCAAGTGGATACAAAAGGAAATCAAATACAAATTGCAGGGCGTATCGACGGAAAAGAAATCACACGTGTCGAATGGATCTGA